One part of the Vicia villosa cultivar HV-30 ecotype Madison, WI linkage group LG6, Vvil1.0, whole genome shotgun sequence genome encodes these proteins:
- the LOC131610012 gene encoding uncharacterized protein LOC131610012, translated as MAELFVKQGEEYANARPSYPPQLFQFIASKTPSHNLVWDVATGSGQAAKSLADLYKNVIATDVSEKQLEFATKLPNVQYKHTPSTMSIPEVEQIVAPQGSIDLVTIAQGLHWFNLPNFYNQVKHVLKKPHGVIAAWCYFLPRISDQVDTVFDQFYYNDSKPYWDSARKLVEDNYKSIDFPFEVVDGVDHTGPFEFVTETLMSFDGLLTYIRSWSAYQTAKEKGVELLREDVVEKFKVAWGEDLGPKTAKFPIYLRIGKVGNV; from the exons ATGGCAGAGCTTTTTGTGAAGCAGGGAGAGGAATATGCAAATGCAAGGCCAAGTTATCCACCACAACTCTTTCAATTTATAGCTTCAAAGACTCCTTCTCACAACCTTGTTTGGGATGTCGCCACCGGTAGTGGCCAAGCCGCAAAATCT TTAGCTGATTTATACAAGAATGTGATAGCTACAGATGTTAGTGAAAAACAACTTGAATTTGCAACAAAACTCCCTAATGTGCAATACAAACACACCCCATCAACCATGTCCATTCCTGAGGTTGAACAAATTGTAGCACCACAAGGATCCATAGACCTTGTCACTATTGCTCAAGGACTTCATTGGTTCAACCTCCCAAATTTCTATAACCAAGTCAAACATGTACTCAAAAAACCTCATGGAGTCATTGCTGCTTGGTGTTACTTTTTGCCAAGAATTAGTGATCAAGTAGACACTGTCTTTGATCAATTCTATTATAACGATTCAAAACCTTATTGGGATTCGGCGCGTAAATTGGTCGAAGACAATTATAAAAGCATTGATTTTCCTTTTGAGGTAGTGGACGGAGTTGATCATACGGGACCGTTTGAGTTTGTTACGGAGACATTGATGAGCTTTGATGGTTTGTTAACTTATATAAGATCATGGTCGGCTTATCAGACAGCTAAGGAGAAAGGAGTTGAGCTTCTTCGGGAGGATGTTGTTGAAAAATTTAAGGTTGCTTGGGGGGAAGATCTTGGCCCTAAAACTGCTAAGTTTCCGATTTATCTTAGAATTGGAAAAGTTGGAAATGTTTGA